Proteins encoded by one window of Misgurnus anguillicaudatus chromosome 4, ASM2758022v2, whole genome shotgun sequence:
- the LOC129421306 gene encoding uncharacterized protein — MGTPLRNESSAGSSAPLCDDLTTATDSTASLSSARAVVTLQQGEQLKAQAPVLLYVNSPISSSPLVTNKVAHGGRGTEAVSTSSEFTHDAILHLIEAMQRCKDIYCSRERALLFQSVQKELENLGHSIPVEKIRRKWNNLLVTYKRVKDRSSLCGAPTKTSWEYFEIMDNVLGQSNIFQESPASATLVGFATPAKAGAKSDVRPAISMAAMTTPCLLPTGIMTSPSQIPTMVTSPMLCKVTPKINPNPSCSTDTASISSKPASLINRQPLKQKLKRLRLNSLATRAAQQQGQAGERTTLLRNFLTSHEERTRLQEQRQRKIDARERRKEKTARAMADAMGTMAAAVELISSKQDTIIALLQRLADKH, encoded by the exons GCAACCGACTCGACTGCGAGCTTATCTTCTGCACGAGCAGTAGTAACATTACAGCAGGGAGAGCAACTAAAGGCCCAGGCTCCTGTTTTACTTT ACGTTAACAGTCCTATATCATCATCACCATTAGTTACCAACAAAGTCGCTCATG GTGGTCGAGGAACAGAGGCAGTTTCAACATCATCCGAGTTTACCCATGATGCCATCTTACACCTCATTGAAGCAATGCAAAGGTGCAAAGATATTTATTGCTCACGTGAGCGCGCGCTTCTCTTCCAGAGTGTTCAGAAAGAGCTGGAGAATCTTGGTCACTCCATACCTGTAGAGAAGATTCGACGTAAATGGAATAACCTCCTTGTTACATACAAGAGGGTTAAAGATCGAAGCTCATTGTGTGGAGCCCCCACAAAGACCTCATGGGAGTACTTTGAA atTATGGATAATGTTTTAGGGCAAAGCAATATTTTTCAGGAAAGCCCTGCTTCAGCCACTCTTGTTGGATTTGCGACCCCAGCTAAAGCAGGTGCAAAGTCGGATGTTCGTCCAGCTATTAGCATGGCTGCAATGACCACCCCATGTCTGCTTCCCACTGGCATCATGACTTCACCTTCCCAGATCCCTACAATGGTGACGTCTCCAATGCTGTGCAAAGTTACCCCTAAAATAAACCCCAATCCCTCCTGTAGCACAGACACAGCCTCCATCTCATCTAAGCCTGCTTCACTGATAAACCGCCAGCCACTGAAACAGAAATTGAAGCGTCTTCGGCTCAACTCATTGGCTACTCGTGCGGCCCAACAGCAAGGGCAGGCTGGGGAACGCACTACACTTCTTCGTAATTTTCTCACCAGTCATGAAGAGCGTACGCGTTTACAGGAGCAACGCCAGCGCAAGATAGATGCACGAGAGCGACGCAAGGAGAAAACCGCACGCGCCATGGCCGATGCGATGGGAACGATGGCAGCGGCAGTGGAGTTGATCTCATCCAAGCAGGATACCATTATTGCTCTACTTCAGAGACTGGCTGATAAGCATTAA